In Populus alba chromosome 1, ASM523922v2, whole genome shotgun sequence, a single window of DNA contains:
- the LOC118056908 gene encoding uncharacterized protein, which translates to MRELLTVQVGGFANFVGSHFWNFQDELLGLAGDPESDPVFKNQSQYLNMDTLYRTGETNQGVQTYTPRLLSIDYQGSLGSMSSRGTLYNDSSSAPSNVCTWTSNVSTHASEPLKKNLFLQSLYEEELETLRLSKGISNGKNDNPREIQNQDIVDCLESDVQYWTDFSKVHYHPQSLYELNGLWMNNVEFDNYGIGRDIFSGGLRGEEISERLRFFIEECDHIQGFQFIVDDSGGFSAIAADFLESIADEYTNTPVLLYTVRGPGSHMNLTSQKQKLSRSIHDALSFSRLSSFCKLIVPVGLPLLSTSKASMHLCIKDEMPYHSSAVYAAALHSISVPFRIEPLGPANSHNFSGAVDVNGVIQMLAGQARQNMVTILDVAMPAPPISGEHVEHSLLRNLQPLTPEIAEDVEDMQAVEFMTVHGAFRSGGHHAFISEVTDSVNDACENSSSRPKFCHLSVSSCPLPIPLPFPKIFSNLVGQRGELLSSPVPGCSSRGSLDVHSIPMAARLRSSTAVLPFLESRLANLRRLGIQQGAPGTELVRSWGFGKEELEDMEETLSKMVTTLDDRAQLSDSD; encoded by the exons ATGAGGGAATTACTGACGGTTCAAGTCGGAGGTTTTGCAAATTTTGTAGGCTCTCATTTCTGGAACTTCCAG gATGAGTTGCTTGGATTAGCTGGGGATCCTGAGAGTGATCCAGTTTTCAAAAACCAAAGTCAGTACCTCAATATGGACACTCTCTACCGCACTGGCGAAACAAaccaa GGTGTTCAGACTTATACTCCTCGCTTACTCTCAATAGACTACCAAG GGTCTCTTGGATCTATGAGTTCACGTGGTACGTTGTATAACGATAGCTCATCAGCACCTTCAAATGTCTGCACATG GACTAGTAATGTTTCAACTCATGCATCTGAGCCTTTAAAGAAGAATTTGTTCTTGCAAAGTTTGTACGAGGAAGAGCTGGAGACCTTGAGGCTCTCAAAAGGTATAAGCAATGGGAAGAATGATAATCCAAGAGAAATACAAAATCAGGACATAGTTGATTGTTTAGAAAGTGATGTCCAGTATTGGACAGATTTCTCAAAAGTACACTACCATCCCCAAAGTTTATATGAGTTAAATGGATTATGGATGAATAATGTGGAATTTGACAATTATGGAATTGGAAGGGATATTTTTTCTGGGGGTCTACGAGGAGAAGAAATAAGTGAGAGGCTTCGGTTTTTCATAGAAGAGTGCGACCACATTCAG GGATTTCAATTCATTGTTGATGACTCAGGAGGTTTCTCTGCTATAGCTGCAGACTTTTTGGAGAGTATTGCAGATGAATATACAAATACACCAGTTTTACTTTATACTGTGAGGGGTCCTGGTTCTCACATGAACCTGActagccaaaaacaaaaactttccaGGAGCATTCACGATGCACTTTCTTTTTCAAGACTGTCATCCTTCTGTAAATTGATTGTGCCAGTTGGTTTACCCTTGCTAAGTACAA GTAAAGCTTCCATGCACCTTTGCATTAAAGATGAGATGCCTTACCACAGCAGTGCAGTGTATGCCGCTGCTCTACACTCTATTAGTGTCCCTTTCCGAATTGAGCCACTTGGACCTGCAAATTCGCATAATTTTTCTGGCGCTGTGGATGTTAATGGAGTTATACAAATGTTAGCAGGGCAAGCTAGGCAAAATATGGTGACTATTCTTGATGTTGCAATGCCAGCACCTCCAATTTCTG GGGAACATGTTGAGCACTCTTTACTGAGGAATTTGCAGCCATTAACACCAGAGATTGCAGAAGATGTGGAGGATATGCAAGCAGTGGAGTTCATGACTGTGCACGGAGCTTTTCGATCAG GAGGTCACCATGCTTTCATTTCTGAAGTAACGGATTCAGTTAATGATGCTTGTGAAAATTCCTCATCAAGACCAAAATTCTGTCACTTATCAGTCTCCAGCTGCCCACTTCCAATACCATTGCCATTTCCGAAAATCTTTAGTAACCTTGTTGGCCAACGCGGTGAGCTCTTGAGCAGCCCAGTTCCAGGTTGTTCATCAAGGGGATCACTTGATGTCCATTCCATCCCCATGGCAGCTAGACTGCGCTCAAGCACAGCTGTCTTGCCATTTTTGGAGAGCAGGTTGGCAAATCTTCGTAGACTTGGAATTCAGCAAGGAGCCCCTGGGACTGAGTTGGTTAGAAGCTGGGGTTTTGGGAAGGAAGAATTGGAAGACATGGAAGAGACCCTATCTAAAATGGTCACAACACTCGATGACCGTGCTCAATTATCTGACTCGGATTAG
- the LOC118056909 gene encoding transcription termination factor MTERF9, chloroplastic isoform X2, whose translation MAVCSVYPLNRNLLSHSLALSLSHHSHAYLSVESVSRIRRKGRKGSMTVRVLSTHSNAKILNPKRKSRYGHTFSLYDTDTGLDEWLLDDEFAEPMDFEVDGKKRVNSQKKTTTREGGQRLFNSRTSKNTQEKSMVGNFYGTKNRTKEADSSDINGQGKLMTGKSTEDRYPKLSEEIDLDEKWLPLLDYLSTFGLKESHFIQIYERHMQSLQINVCSARERLEYLQSIGVKHRDIKRILLRQPQILEYTVESNLKSHTAFLIGLGIPNSRIGQIIAAAPSLFSYSVENSLKPTVRYLVEEVGIDEKNIGKVVQLSPQILVQRIDVSWNTRYLFLSRELGASRDSVVKMVTKHPQLLHYSIDDGFIPRINFLRSIGMHNGDILKVLTSLTQVLSLSLEDNLKPKYKYLINELRNERAVMIHCV comes from the exons ATGGCAGTTTGTTCTGTTTATCCATTAAACCGTAATCTCCTCTCTCACTCTCTTGCTCTTTCTCTTTCCCATCATTCTCATGCTTACTTGAGTGTAGAATCAGTGAGcagaataagaagaaaaggcaGAAAAGGCAGTATGACTGTTAGGGTTTTATCCACCCATTCAAATGCTAAGATTCTCAACCCTAAACGAAAATCACGCTACGGCCACACCTTCAGTCTCTACGATACTGATACCGGTCTTGATGAATGGTTGCTGGAT GATGAATTTGCAGAGCCTATGGATTTTGAAGTCGATGGAAAGAAAAGAGTTAATTCACAGAAGAAAACAACTACCAGAGAAG GTGGCCAGAgattattcaattcaagaacTAGCAAGAACACTCAGGAAAAGAGTATGGTTGGAAACTTCTATGGTACTAAAAATAGAACGAAAGAAGCTGATTCCTCTGACATTAATGGACAAGGAAAG CTAATGACAGGGAAATCTACTGAGGACAGATATCCAAAGCTATCTGAAGAAATAGATTTGGATGAAAAGTGGCTCCCCCTTTTGGATTACCTAAGCACGTTTGGGCTCAAGGAATCACACTTTATCCAAATCTATGAGAGGCACATGCAATCACTCCAAATAAATGTATGTTCTGCACGGGAGAGGTTGGAGTACCTGCAGAGTATTGGCGTCAAACACagagatataaaaagaatacttTTGAGGCAACCGCAAATTCTAGAATATACAGTGGAGAGTAATTTGAAGTCTCATACTGCTTTCTTGATTGGTTTAGGTATTCCAAATTCCAGAATAGGGCAGATAATTGCTGCTGCTCCATCTCTATTTTCTTATAGTGTTGAGAATTCTCTAAAACCCACAGTTAGATATTTGGTCGAGGAGGTtggaattgatgaaaaaaatataggaaaagtTGTGCAGCTGAGCCCTCAAATCCTGGTTCAGCGGATTGATGTATCATGGAATACTCGCTATCTTTTTCTATCCAGGGAGCTGGGAGCATCCAGAGATAGCGTAGTAAAGATGGTAACAAAACATCCTCAGCTCCTTCATTACAGCATTGATGATGGATTTATCCCAAGGATCAATTTCCTGAGGAGTATCGGAATGCATAATGGTGACATCTTGAAAGTCTTGACCAGCCTTACACAG GTATTATCTCTGTCACTGGAAGACAATCTAAAGCCAAAGTACAAGTATTTGATCAATGAACTTCGTAATGAG CGTGCCGTGATGATACATTGTGTCTGA
- the LOC118056909 gene encoding transcription termination factor MTERF9, chloroplastic isoform X1 gives MAVCSVYPLNRNLLSHSLALSLSHHSHAYLSVESVSRIRRKGRKGSMTVRVLSTHSNAKILNPKRKSRYGHTFSLYDTDTGLDEWLLDDEFAEPMDFEVDGKKRVNSQKKTTTREGGQRLFNSRTSKNTQEKSMVGNFYGTKNRTKEADSSDINGQGKLMTGKSTEDRYPKLSEEIDLDEKWLPLLDYLSTFGLKESHFIQIYERHMQSLQINVCSARERLEYLQSIGVKHRDIKRILLRQPQILEYTVESNLKSHTAFLIGLGIPNSRIGQIIAAAPSLFSYSVENSLKPTVRYLVEEVGIDEKNIGKVVQLSPQILVQRIDVSWNTRYLFLSRELGASRDSVVKMVTKHPQLLHYSIDDGFIPRINFLRSIGMHNGDILKVLTSLTQVLSLSLEDNLKPKYKYLINELRNEVQSLTKYPMYLSLSLDQRIRPRHRFLVALKKAPKGPFPLSSFVPTDESFCQQWAGTTVDKYLAFRQQLLLKEFAKKYEKRRVP, from the exons ATGGCAGTTTGTTCTGTTTATCCATTAAACCGTAATCTCCTCTCTCACTCTCTTGCTCTTTCTCTTTCCCATCATTCTCATGCTTACTTGAGTGTAGAATCAGTGAGcagaataagaagaaaaggcaGAAAAGGCAGTATGACTGTTAGGGTTTTATCCACCCATTCAAATGCTAAGATTCTCAACCCTAAACGAAAATCACGCTACGGCCACACCTTCAGTCTCTACGATACTGATACCGGTCTTGATGAATGGTTGCTGGAT GATGAATTTGCAGAGCCTATGGATTTTGAAGTCGATGGAAAGAAAAGAGTTAATTCACAGAAGAAAACAACTACCAGAGAAG GTGGCCAGAgattattcaattcaagaacTAGCAAGAACACTCAGGAAAAGAGTATGGTTGGAAACTTCTATGGTACTAAAAATAGAACGAAAGAAGCTGATTCCTCTGACATTAATGGACAAGGAAAG CTAATGACAGGGAAATCTACTGAGGACAGATATCCAAAGCTATCTGAAGAAATAGATTTGGATGAAAAGTGGCTCCCCCTTTTGGATTACCTAAGCACGTTTGGGCTCAAGGAATCACACTTTATCCAAATCTATGAGAGGCACATGCAATCACTCCAAATAAATGTATGTTCTGCACGGGAGAGGTTGGAGTACCTGCAGAGTATTGGCGTCAAACACagagatataaaaagaatacttTTGAGGCAACCGCAAATTCTAGAATATACAGTGGAGAGTAATTTGAAGTCTCATACTGCTTTCTTGATTGGTTTAGGTATTCCAAATTCCAGAATAGGGCAGATAATTGCTGCTGCTCCATCTCTATTTTCTTATAGTGTTGAGAATTCTCTAAAACCCACAGTTAGATATTTGGTCGAGGAGGTtggaattgatgaaaaaaatataggaaaagtTGTGCAGCTGAGCCCTCAAATCCTGGTTCAGCGGATTGATGTATCATGGAATACTCGCTATCTTTTTCTATCCAGGGAGCTGGGAGCATCCAGAGATAGCGTAGTAAAGATGGTAACAAAACATCCTCAGCTCCTTCATTACAGCATTGATGATGGATTTATCCCAAGGATCAATTTCCTGAGGAGTATCGGAATGCATAATGGTGACATCTTGAAAGTCTTGACCAGCCTTACACAG GTATTATCTCTGTCACTGGAAGACAATCTAAAGCCAAAGTACAAGTATTTGATCAATGAACTTCGTAATGAGGTGCAATCCTTGACCAAATACCCTATGTACTTAAGCTTGTCTTTAGACCAGAGAATTCGCCCTCGCCATAGGTTCTTGGTTGCCTTAAAGAAAGCTCCAAAGGGGCCGTTTCCTCTTAGTTCATTTGTTCCAACTGATGAAAGCTTTTGTCAGCAGTGGGCTGGAACTACTGTAGATAAATATTTGGCTTTTCGGCAACAATTGCTACTAAAAGAGTTCGCTAAGAAATATGAAAAACGACG CGTGCCGTGA